In Carboxydocella sporoproducens DSM 16521, the following are encoded in one genomic region:
- the nuoL gene encoding NADH-quinone oxidoreductase subunit L — protein MVQFAMEKAWLIPLLPALAFAIIGLLTLRWQKLSALVAIAAILTSFVLAVSVGIGVLNNPELIEKPLEMNVTWFSMEGLNINMGVRIDPISAMMLFVVTLVASLVQIYSLGYMHGDPGFSRFYAYLSLFAASMLGLVISTNLLQMFVFWELVGLCSYLLIGYYYYKISAREAAKKAFITTRIGDFGMLLGILFLQIVFGTLDFSQLAEAVPNYQQYGISLALLNVIAILLFIGPIGKSGQFPLHVWLPDAMEGPTPVSALIHAATMVVAGVYLVGRMLFLYQTAEVAGEVVAWVGGFTAFFAATIALTQTELKRILAYSTVSQLGYMMMALGVGSLTASFFHLFTHAFFKALMFLGAGSVLHAMHGKVHVWDMGGLRRKMPYTAWTFVIGGLAIAGIFPFAGFFSKDEILLVTLESGHTALYWLASITAAMTAFYMWRMIFLTFFGPEKPENHPHESPFSMLLPLFVLAFLSVVGGWVGTPWGPEHGWAYWVRSGEYHHAEANYGIMIVSTILALAGIGLAYLMYLKRVISYEKVAERAGLLYKLSYNKYFIDEIYLWFNHTIVDGLGKLLYWFDIYVIDGIVNGLGFFTRELGGGLRYAQTGRLQNYALVLFLAIVIIAIYLAMGSPAKEMLAMLGGGN, from the coding sequence ATGGTGCAGTTTGCAATGGAAAAAGCCTGGCTTATTCCGCTGCTACCAGCATTGGCATTTGCTATTATCGGGTTGTTAACCCTGAGATGGCAAAAGTTGAGTGCGCTGGTAGCGATCGCTGCCATTCTGACATCCTTTGTTTTAGCTGTCAGTGTGGGTATAGGGGTCTTGAATAATCCAGAATTGATTGAAAAACCTTTAGAAATGAATGTTACCTGGTTCAGCATGGAAGGATTGAATATTAATATGGGGGTACGGATTGACCCCATATCAGCGATGATGCTTTTTGTAGTTACTCTGGTTGCTTCTTTAGTTCAAATTTATTCCCTTGGCTATATGCATGGAGATCCAGGTTTTAGTAGATTTTATGCCTATTTGTCTCTGTTTGCAGCTTCAATGCTAGGGTTAGTGATATCCACTAACTTACTGCAAATGTTTGTCTTCTGGGAGCTAGTGGGATTGTGTTCCTACCTATTGATCGGATATTACTATTATAAAATTTCTGCTCGAGAAGCAGCCAAAAAAGCATTTATTACAACAAGAATTGGCGACTTTGGCATGCTTCTGGGGATCTTGTTCCTGCAAATTGTTTTTGGAACCCTGGATTTTTCACAGCTGGCAGAGGCGGTGCCGAACTACCAGCAATATGGAATTTCTCTGGCGTTGCTGAATGTAATAGCAATCCTGCTGTTTATCGGGCCTATTGGTAAATCTGGTCAATTTCCCCTGCATGTATGGTTGCCAGATGCGATGGAAGGTCCTACTCCTGTTTCAGCTCTGATTCACGCAGCTACCATGGTGGTGGCAGGGGTATATCTGGTAGGAAGAATGTTATTCCTGTATCAGACGGCAGAAGTAGCTGGTGAAGTAGTAGCCTGGGTTGGTGGTTTTACAGCCTTCTTTGCCGCAACTATCGCCCTGACTCAAACAGAGCTTAAACGGATCCTGGCATATTCGACTGTATCCCAGCTAGGGTATATGATGATGGCACTCGGAGTAGGTAGTTTGACTGCTTCCTTCTTCCATCTTTTTACTCATGCTTTCTTCAAGGCTCTGATGTTCCTGGGAGCAGGTAGTGTATTACATGCAATGCATGGTAAAGTTCACGTCTGGGATATGGGTGGTTTAAGGAGAAAAATGCCTTACACGGCCTGGACTTTTGTCATTGGCGGTCTGGCTATTGCCGGTATATTCCCATTTGCCGGTTTCTTCAGTAAGGATGAGATTTTGTTAGTGACACTGGAAAGCGGTCATACTGCTCTTTACTGGCTGGCAAGTATAACCGCTGCTATGACTGCATTCTATATGTGGCGAATGATTTTCCTGACCTTTTTTGGTCCCGAAAAGCCGGAAAATCACCCTCATGAATCTCCTTTCAGCATGTTATTGCCCCTGTTTGTTCTGGCATTTCTTTCCGTTGTGGGAGGATGGGTTGGCACTCCCTGGGGACCGGAACATGGCTGGGCTTATTGGGTCCGTTCCGGAGAATATCATCATGCCGAAGCCAATTATGGCATCATGATAGTATCAACTATACTGGCTCTGGCCGGAATCGGCTTAGCTTACTTGATGTACTTGAAGCGAGTAATTTCTTACGAAAAAGTGGCTGAACGGGCTGGTTTGTTGTATAAGCTTTCCTACAACAAATATTTTATTGATGAAATCTACCTCTGGTTTAACCATACTATTGTTGATGGTCTAGGAAAGCTGTTGTACTGGTTCGATATCTATGTAATTGACGGAATTGTAAATGGTCTGGGCTTCTTTACCAGAGAACTGGGTGGCGGATTAAGATATGCTCAAACCGGACGCTTGCAAAATTATGCGCTGGTACTTTTCCTGGCGATCGTCATCATTGCCATCTATCTAGCCATGGGTAGCCCAGCCAAAGAAATGCTGGCTATGTTAGGGGGTGGCAACTGA
- a CDS encoding complex I subunit 4 family protein: MGLLTALFLAPIIGALVIVFLPKDEHKLIKSVAAVATFVSLALSLYVYFSYDKQAGGLQFREFIPWIPDFGVNYSLGVDGISLPMVLLTALIGFSAVYASWNYEKRPKEFFILLLILIAGVMGTFVTQDLFIFFLFYEVVVIPIYIMVIIWGSTKRVTKEYAGMKLTIYLLIGSAFLLGGLIYMLVEAHNLTGGKWVFEISELAKLNFTPEFQRVAFLLMALGFTSLLSMWPFHSWSPDGYAGAPTAVSMIHAGVLKKIGGYGLIRIGLFIMPEGAKYWAPVIIALAVVNVAYAALIALAQKDLKYVVGYSSVSHMGYVLLGVASLNIIGINGAIANMFAHGVMSALFFSMIGYVYDKTHVRTMPDLGGLAHQIPKIATGFMMAGMASLGLPGLVSFVPEFTIFIGVWKAAQGNSTVMAGAVIAIAGVIITALYSLRLLANTLFGPRRSEYDWLPDAKGPELVPLYVLGSVLIIGGLFPFLLMDMVNNGVAPLVAQISDVIGAATKMGGNF, translated from the coding sequence ATGGGCTTGCTAACAGCATTGTTTTTAGCTCCTATAATCGGAGCACTGGTTATCGTTTTCTTACCGAAAGATGAACATAAGCTAATCAAATCAGTTGCTGCTGTAGCAACCTTTGTATCTCTGGCCCTTTCCCTTTATGTGTATTTTAGCTATGATAAGCAGGCTGGTGGACTTCAGTTCAGAGAATTTATTCCCTGGATACCTGATTTCGGCGTTAATTATTCACTCGGTGTAGATGGAATTAGTTTGCCAATGGTATTGTTAACAGCATTGATTGGCTTTAGTGCTGTCTATGCTTCTTGGAACTATGAAAAGAGACCAAAAGAATTTTTCATCTTGCTGTTGATCCTTATCGCAGGTGTTATGGGTACCTTTGTAACCCAGGATTTGTTCATATTCTTCCTGTTTTACGAAGTTGTTGTTATCCCAATTTATATCATGGTTATCATCTGGGGTAGCACCAAGCGGGTTACTAAAGAATATGCCGGTATGAAATTGACCATATACCTGCTTATAGGTAGTGCATTTTTACTTGGTGGCTTAATCTATATGCTGGTTGAAGCCCATAATCTGACTGGAGGCAAGTGGGTATTTGAAATCAGCGAGCTGGCCAAACTTAACTTTACTCCTGAATTCCAGAGAGTAGCATTCCTGTTGATGGCATTAGGATTTACTTCTCTGTTATCGATGTGGCCCTTCCATTCCTGGTCACCTGATGGTTACGCAGGTGCACCAACTGCTGTATCCATGATCCATGCAGGCGTATTGAAAAAAATCGGTGGCTACGGTTTGATCCGGATTGGGCTCTTCATAATGCCGGAAGGAGCTAAATACTGGGCGCCGGTGATTATAGCGCTAGCAGTGGTGAACGTGGCTTATGCTGCCCTAATTGCTCTGGCACAAAAGGACTTGAAGTATGTTGTTGGTTATAGCTCTGTCAGTCACATGGGTTATGTGCTTTTAGGTGTAGCCAGCCTGAACATTATTGGTATCAATGGGGCCATTGCCAATATGTTCGCCCACGGTGTTATGTCGGCATTGTTCTTCTCCATGATCGGTTATGTATATGACAAAACCCATGTGCGCACAATGCCAGATCTGGGTGGGTTGGCCCATCAAATTCCCAAGATTGCCACTGGTTTTATGATGGCTGGTATGGCTTCCTTAGGGTTACCCGGTTTAGTCAGCTTTGTTCCTGAGTTTACTATCTTTATTGGTGTCTGGAAAGCAGCTCAGGGAAATAGTACTGTGATGGCAGGTGCTGTTATTGCTATTGCCGGGGTTATAATCACTGCACTCTACAGTCTACGCTTATTGGCCAATACCCTGTTTGGACCGCGGCGCAGTGAATATGACTGGCTACCAGATGCTAAGGGCCCGGAACTGGTTCCCCTGTATGTATTAGGTTCAGTATTGATCATTGGTGGGTTGTTCCCCTTCTTGTTAATGGATATGGTTAATAACGGTGTTGCTCCGCTGGTTGCCCAAATTAGTGATGTCATCGGCGCAGCAACAAAGATGGGGGGGAACTTTTAA
- a CDS encoding NADH-quinone oxidoreductase subunit N, translating into MNLDLSLFSLELQTALIALGLMVLAILVPKAQTKGFGYVTGIGLLIVFANSFSLYGTKTSVLNGFYLFDDYGLFFKQLALLTGALIALAAARYSEKLPVYRAEFYSLLVFACLGMMTLVSAGELIALYLGLELMTISFYALAGMKRGDSASAEAGVKYVLLGGMSSAIILYGLSMVYGVTRTTSLQEIVAIAQKQGLEPALLLGLVFLVAGFGFKISAVPFHMWSPDIYQGAPSPVTAYLAVGSKAAAFAAFARILYFALAPYKMSWIGLLAGLSALSMVIGNVVAIPQTNLKRMLAYSGVAQAGYILTGLVAGTTAGIKGMAFYLMIYLFATVGAFTVAMVMSMNVGSTEIKDMSGLSQRSPLLAAVLTTCLLSMAGIPPLAGFAGKLYLFASVVAEGKLWLALVGLVMSMVSVYYYLNVTKAMYLGEAQDNTPIAVPGNMKLILIVSMVITLLLGVYPTPLANLADLAAKALIP; encoded by the coding sequence ATGAATTTGGATCTGTCACTATTTTCGTTAGAATTACAAACAGCTTTAATAGCTTTGGGACTAATGGTTTTAGCTATCCTGGTTCCTAAAGCGCAAACTAAGGGTTTTGGCTATGTAACCGGCATTGGCTTGCTGATAGTATTTGCTAATAGTTTTAGCCTGTATGGAACCAAAACATCTGTCCTGAATGGATTTTACCTTTTTGATGATTACGGTCTGTTTTTTAAACAGCTTGCCTTGCTTACAGGAGCTTTAATTGCTCTTGCAGCTGCCAGATATTCTGAAAAGTTACCTGTCTATCGGGCAGAGTTTTATTCCCTTCTAGTCTTTGCCTGCCTGGGCATGATGACCTTGGTTTCTGCCGGGGAATTAATTGCTCTCTATTTAGGCCTGGAATTGATGACTATCAGTTTTTATGCCTTGGCAGGTATGAAAAGGGGAGACAGTGCCTCTGCCGAAGCTGGTGTAAAGTATGTACTCCTAGGCGGCATGTCATCGGCAATAATTCTTTATGGCTTAAGCATGGTATATGGTGTGACTAGAACTACTAGTTTGCAGGAAATAGTGGCCATTGCTCAAAAGCAAGGATTGGAACCTGCGTTGCTGTTAGGTTTGGTTTTTCTGGTTGCAGGTTTCGGTTTTAAAATCTCTGCTGTACCTTTCCATATGTGGTCACCTGATATCTACCAAGGGGCTCCGAGTCCGGTAACCGCTTATTTGGCCGTCGGGTCCAAGGCTGCTGCCTTTGCAGCTTTTGCCAGGATACTGTACTTTGCTCTCGCACCATATAAGATGAGCTGGATAGGGCTTTTAGCGGGACTGTCTGCTCTCTCTATGGTCATAGGTAACGTTGTGGCTATTCCGCAAACTAACCTAAAAAGAATGCTAGCTTATTCTGGTGTTGCCCAGGCTGGATATATCTTAACCGGTTTGGTTGCAGGCACAACTGCTGGTATTAAAGGCATGGCATTTTATCTGATGATCTATCTTTTTGCAACAGTCGGAGCTTTCACTGTTGCCATGGTAATGAGTATGAATGTTGGCAGCACAGAAATAAAGGATATGTCAGGTTTAAGTCAAAGGAGCCCTCTTCTAGCTGCTGTTTTAACTACCTGCTTGCTTTCTATGGCTGGGATACCTCCTCTAGCTGGTTTTGCAGGTAAACTATACTTGTTTGCTTCAGTTGTAGCTGAAGGGAAGTTGTGGTTGGCGTTAGTGGGCCTGGTAATGTCAATGGTTTCGGTATATTACTATCTGAACGTTACCAAAGCAATGTATCTAGGCGAAGCACAAGATAACACGCCCATCGCTGTGCCAGGCAATATGAAGCTAATTTTGATCGTAAGTATGGTCATAACCCTGCTTCTGGGTGTATATCCAACACCGCTGGCCAATTTAGCTGATCTTGCAGCTAAGGCTTTAATACCATAA
- a CDS encoding YraN family protein yields the protein MKKKELGNLGEEIAAQYLAQQGYKIIARNLKLKKGEVDILCKDSENNLVLVEVKTCSKFSPVPAIENITRVKKNRLRRLWQELTSIYNCDNGYIMAIAIYYEGHETNIMAYILD from the coding sequence ATGAAAAAAAAGGAGCTAGGTAACTTAGGCGAAGAAATAGCGGCTCAATATTTAGCACAGCAAGGGTACAAGATAATTGCTAGAAACCTAAAACTAAAAAAGGGAGAGGTCGATATATTATGCAAAGATTCCGAAAACAACTTAGTCCTGGTTGAAGTAAAAACTTGTTCAAAATTTTCGCCTGTACCCGCTATTGAAAATATAACTAGGGTTAAAAAAAATAGATTACGTCGTCTATGGCAAGAATTGACCAGCATTTATAATTGTGATAATGGATATATAATGGCCATTGCAATATACTATGAGGGGCATGAGACTAATATAATGGCGTATATCCTTGATTAA
- a CDS encoding HDOD domain-containing protein, whose amino-acid sequence MAKISLEQLIKAVEDIPPLPLTVTKALQVIDNPNSGPRDLANIIGSDQAMTVTLLKYANSAFYGLSRRVSTINEAIVIMGFAAIRSLLMSFALSKTLNREIKGYAMPQGEIWKHALYCGNISRHIAKKIKYPQPEEAFVAGLIHDIGKVVLNEFIFEDYQQVLQKVETEQKPFVEVEKEILGYSHAEAGALLGEKWKLPQNIVETIAYHHQPKDHTNKLVHIVHLADALCLMLGIGLGIDGLYYSINETSLQLLNLKSEQVELLIAEIDGNAEIPLP is encoded by the coding sequence TTGGCAAAAATCAGTTTAGAGCAGTTAATAAAAGCAGTAGAGGATATACCGCCGTTACCTCTTACCGTTACAAAAGCTCTTCAGGTTATAGATAATCCTAATTCCGGTCCAAGGGACTTAGCAAATATCATTGGCTCAGACCAGGCAATGACAGTAACACTGCTAAAGTATGCCAACTCAGCATTTTATGGTCTATCAAGACGCGTAAGTACTATTAATGAAGCGATAGTAATTATGGGGTTTGCCGCAATTAGATCCCTTTTAATGAGTTTTGCCCTTTCCAAGACATTAAATCGTGAAATAAAAGGCTATGCTATGCCCCAGGGAGAAATATGGAAACATGCATTATACTGTGGCAATATTTCACGGCACATTGCCAAGAAAATTAAATATCCACAACCAGAAGAGGCATTTGTTGCAGGGCTTATACATGATATAGGAAAAGTAGTATTAAATGAATTTATTTTTGAAGATTACCAACAAGTTCTACAAAAAGTAGAAACGGAACAAAAGCCTTTTGTGGAAGTAGAAAAGGAAATATTGGGTTATAGCCACGCAGAAGCTGGGGCGCTTTTAGGCGAAAAGTGGAAACTGCCTCAGAATATTGTTGAGACCATTGCCTATCACCATCAGCCTAAGGATCATACTAATAAATTGGTTCATATAGTTCATTTGGCTGATGCTCTGTGTCTGATGTTAGGGATAGGTTTGGGCATAGATGGACTATATTATTCTATAAATGAGACATCTTTGCAGCTTTTAAATTTGAAGTCTGAGCAAGTCGAACTGCTAATTGCAGAGATTGATGGTAATGCAGAAATTCCTCTCCCGTAG
- a CDS encoding YifB family Mg chelatase-like AAA ATPase, with protein MFVKVKSVGIYGLDIYPLLVEVDVQRGLPSFEIVGLPDKAVKEARERVRSAIKNCGWQFPLARITVNLSPASIKKAGPFYDLPIAIGILLASQQLCLPEKVLEQTYFMGELSLNGEIRQVKGIYAAALMLSELENNCYLCSAVKSAVEASAAGIIFYGLTTLKDLIDLSENKLRPKKILPSFSTSLNNPDNGLFEEIYGQEQAKYAVQIAAAGGHHLLLQGPPGVGKTMLARLLAQLLPPLTTHEQKEVNRIYSLAGIERTFLDNCRPFRAPHHTASKAIIIGSPRRQMPGEITLAHRGVLFLDEIAEFSRDVLESLRQPLEEGKISLGLVQQKLEFPSVFQLVAAMNQCPCGKDRTECKCSPAQVERYRYKLSGPILDRIDLKVELFRPTYKEIKSTSVFNKGKVKQQIVHAKEIQMKRYGVRHLNNANVSLSIFREKAEISESALELLDYAYEKFKMTMRSYWRVFRVARTIADLADSLLIKEEHMAIALQYRILNENN; from the coding sequence ATGTTCGTTAAAGTTAAAAGTGTCGGTATATATGGTTTGGATATTTATCCGTTATTGGTGGAGGTGGATGTTCAACGGGGATTGCCAAGTTTTGAAATTGTAGGTCTGCCAGATAAAGCAGTAAAAGAAGCCAGGGAGAGAGTGCGAAGTGCCATTAAAAATTGTGGTTGGCAGTTCCCATTGGCAAGAATTACAGTTAACCTATCACCAGCCAGTATAAAAAAAGCTGGGCCCTTTTATGATTTACCCATAGCAATAGGAATTTTACTGGCTTCACAACAGCTTTGCTTGCCAGAAAAAGTTCTAGAGCAGACCTATTTTATGGGGGAATTGTCCCTGAATGGAGAAATAAGACAGGTGAAAGGAATTTATGCTGCCGCTCTCATGTTGTCTGAACTGGAAAATAATTGCTATTTATGCTCAGCTGTGAAGAGTGCTGTTGAAGCCAGTGCTGCGGGAATTATTTTTTATGGTTTAACCACTCTAAAAGATCTAATAGACCTAAGCGAAAATAAATTGAGGCCAAAGAAAATTTTGCCGTCATTTTCAACATCTCTAAATAATCCGGACAACGGTTTATTTGAAGAGATCTATGGTCAGGAGCAGGCAAAATATGCTGTTCAAATTGCTGCTGCGGGAGGCCATCATTTACTTCTACAGGGACCACCAGGAGTTGGTAAAACTATGCTAGCCAGATTATTAGCGCAATTGTTACCACCACTGACTACTCATGAACAAAAGGAAGTTAATCGTATTTATAGTCTTGCCGGTATTGAAAGAACTTTCTTAGATAATTGCCGTCCTTTTCGAGCTCCTCATCATACCGCCAGTAAAGCAATAATTATTGGTAGTCCCAGAAGGCAGATGCCTGGAGAAATTACTTTAGCTCATCGAGGAGTATTATTTTTGGATGAAATTGCTGAATTCTCTAGAGATGTGCTGGAATCTTTACGGCAACCGCTAGAAGAAGGAAAAATTAGCCTTGGTCTGGTTCAGCAGAAACTGGAATTTCCGTCGGTTTTTCAGCTAGTAGCGGCAATGAACCAATGTCCATGTGGAAAAGATAGGACCGAGTGTAAGTGTTCGCCAGCTCAGGTCGAAAGATATCGATATAAATTATCAGGTCCCATTCTAGATAGAATTGATCTAAAGGTTGAGCTTTTTCGTCCAACCTATAAAGAAATAAAATCAACATCAGTTTTTAATAAAGGTAAAGTAAAACAGCAAATTGTCCATGCGAAGGAAATACAAATGAAAAGATATGGTGTTAGACATCTTAATAATGCTAATGTTTCTCTAAGCATTTTTCGTGAAAAAGCGGAGATTTCTGAATCAGCTCTGGAGTTGCTGGATTACGCTTATGAAAAATTTAAGATGACAATGCGCAGTTATTGGCGTGTTTTTCGAGTAGCCCGGACAATTGCAGATTTGGCAGATAGCTTACTAATCAAGGAAGAGCATATGGCAATAGCATTACAGTATAGAATTTTAAACGAAAATAACTGA
- a CDS encoding sporulation peptidase YabG encodes MRTGFKVKRKSYGMDVVFRVIHICQYERIAILEAEDSDKKFFADAPLEDLVII; translated from the coding sequence ATGCGAACTGGTTTTAAAGTCAAGAGAAAATCCTATGGGATGGATGTGGTTTTTCGGGTTATTCATATTTGCCAATATGAGCGCATTGCTATTCTTGAGGCTGAAGATAGTGACAAAAAGTTTTTCGCTGATGCCCCGTTAGAAGATTTAGTAATCATATAG